The following are encoded together in the Dyella terrae genome:
- a CDS encoding AsmA family protein yields MPRWLRLSLIILSSATLLLVAVALIAVHVLLQPERITAMLQKQARDAGLELSLASPATPALFPRPALELEGITLSAQNANMPILLAARGTLALPWRTLVHGDTVISQMRIDSPRVDLDALQSWLDDLPSGPASAPSSIPSIDAGIHITRGSLVRGNQMLLGDVELDAGRLAANHPFPLTITAKDAQGIPTQLRLSVTPSIKGGTLLLDNIGLTLTHSTALTLRLIGSARWHGAADASAQLVGKLDHADTEQYNVSVALTPADQSNPLMLAVKLDGPENHADLQIPPLALAAWWSQLDHDDGPRLAVPPGNGHAEIANIDTGGVSIEGLTIQAGTNVPASSSSAPPPAQPASAKPAPSKTAPSRKSP; encoded by the coding sequence GTGCCGCGCTGGCTCCGCCTCTCCTTGATTATTCTGAGCAGCGCTACGCTGCTGCTTGTTGCTGTCGCACTCATTGCAGTGCACGTGCTGCTTCAGCCGGAGCGCATTACGGCCATGCTGCAGAAGCAGGCCCGCGACGCCGGCCTTGAGCTGAGCCTGGCCAGTCCCGCCACGCCGGCACTGTTCCCTCGCCCAGCATTAGAACTGGAAGGCATCACGCTGAGCGCGCAGAACGCAAACATGCCGATCCTGCTCGCCGCGCGTGGCACGCTCGCCTTGCCATGGCGCACGCTGGTCCATGGAGACACGGTGATCTCACAGATGCGGATCGACTCGCCACGCGTGGACCTGGACGCACTGCAATCCTGGCTGGACGACCTGCCTTCCGGACCGGCATCTGCGCCCTCCTCTATTCCCAGCATCGACGCCGGCATACACATCACGCGCGGTAGCCTCGTGCGCGGCAACCAGATGCTGCTGGGTGACGTGGAACTGGACGCAGGGCGCCTTGCAGCCAACCATCCCTTCCCGCTCACCATCACAGCGAAGGACGCACAGGGCATACCCACACAGTTGCGTCTGTCAGTCACGCCCAGCATCAAGGGCGGCACCCTCCTGCTGGATAACATCGGACTGACTCTTACGCACAGCACTGCGCTGACGCTGCGTCTCATCGGCAGCGCACGCTGGCATGGCGCGGCGGATGCTTCAGCACAGTTGGTCGGCAAGCTCGATCACGCGGATACGGAGCAATACAACGTATCCGTCGCATTGACGCCCGCCGACCAGAGCAACCCGCTGATGCTAGCGGTGAAACTCGATGGCCCTGAAAACCACGCCGATCTGCAGATTCCACCCCTGGCCCTGGCCGCATGGTGGTCGCAACTGGATCACGACGACGGCCCACGCCTTGCCGTACCTCCCGGCAACGGTCACGCGGAAATCGCCAACATCGATACCGGCGGCGTCAGTATCGAAGGTCTCACCATCCAGGCCGGCACCAATGTGCCAGCCTCCTCGTCCAGCGCACCGCCGCCCGCCCAGCCGGCCAGCGCCAAACCCGCGCCATCCAAAACCGCGCCCTCACGCAAGTCGCCATGA
- the mutY gene encoding A/G-specific adenine glycosylase: MNPFAIALLAWFDEHGRRDLPWQHPRDAYRVWLSEVMLQQTQVATVIPYFQRFVTALPTLRDLAAAEEDTVLALWSGLGYYRRARFLQRAAQICVEKHHGELPRDFEALADLPGIGRSTAGAILAQAHGLRFPILDGNVKRVLTRYLGIHGHPGQSAVEKVLWQHADALTPAERTADYTQAIMDLGATLCVRSKPRCDACPLASDCVAKRDDLTAQLPTAKPSKTVPTRATVMLILRDAQGRVLLERRGPQGVWSGLWSLPEASDHDHAWRAAELLAKIDDAQSLPPFVHVFSHYRLNVEPLLFDEATAHQRIADNSSLRWCSASERVALGLPAPVRTLLQNL, translated from the coding sequence ATGAATCCATTTGCTATCGCACTCCTGGCCTGGTTCGACGAACACGGGCGCAGGGATCTGCCTTGGCAGCATCCGCGTGACGCGTATCGCGTGTGGCTGTCGGAGGTGATGCTGCAGCAGACGCAGGTGGCAACGGTCATTCCGTATTTCCAGCGCTTCGTCACTGCGTTGCCGACGCTACGTGATCTTGCCGCTGCCGAGGAAGACACTGTACTCGCGCTGTGGTCTGGCCTTGGCTACTACCGCCGTGCGCGATTCCTGCAACGCGCGGCGCAGATCTGCGTAGAAAAACACCACGGAGAATTGCCGCGCGATTTCGAGGCATTGGCGGATCTCCCGGGCATCGGGCGTTCGACGGCAGGGGCGATTCTTGCGCAAGCACACGGACTGCGCTTTCCCATCCTCGATGGAAACGTGAAGCGCGTCCTTACCCGATATCTCGGCATTCATGGACATCCCGGACAAAGCGCCGTGGAAAAAGTGCTTTGGCAGCATGCCGACGCACTGACGCCCGCCGAGCGCACGGCCGACTACACGCAAGCCATCATGGATCTTGGCGCTACGCTATGCGTGCGCTCAAAACCGCGATGCGATGCCTGCCCACTCGCGAGCGATTGCGTTGCCAAGCGCGACGACCTTACCGCTCAATTGCCCACCGCCAAACCCAGCAAAACAGTGCCTACGCGTGCCACGGTGATGCTGATCCTGCGCGACGCCCAAGGACGCGTACTGCTCGAGCGACGTGGCCCGCAAGGCGTATGGTCGGGCCTGTGGAGTCTTCCGGAAGCGAGCGACCACGACCACGCCTGGCGCGCGGCCGAGTTGCTCGCGAAGATCGACGATGCGCAATCGCTGCCGCCCTTCGTCCACGTCTTCAGCCACTACCGCCTCAACGTCGAACCCTTGCTGTTCGACGAGGCGACAGCACACCAGCGCATAGCCGATAATTCCAGCCTGCGCTGGTGCAGCGCCAGCGAGCGCGTCGCACTTGGCCTACCCGCTCCCGTTCGCACGCTGCTACAGAATCTATGA
- the ftsY gene encoding signal recognition particle-docking protein FtsY: MLKFWKKKPAETPPGQPTAPAAESAPAAGFAHDTDATSLDHASPALDEALTEAPTAPEELVEDEATELAAVAEAAAPSKRSWRERLSGSAFARGLSSLFTRHPKLDDDLLDELETTLITADVGVEASTALVEDLRKRMHKREFADAGALLTALRQELITLLRPVEKPLAVDGVKPFVILTVGINGVGKTTTIGKLARRYRDEGHQVLLAAGDTFRAAAVEQLKTWGARNDVPVISQGQDADSASVIFDALQAARSRNADVLIADTAGRLHTQGGLMDELGKIARVLKKLDADAPHEVLMVIDGNTGQNAVSQVRQFRQIVGVSGLVVTKLDGTAKGGVVFALAREFGLPIRYVGLGEAATDLRVFDAEAYVDGLLPASLSQG; the protein is encoded by the coding sequence ATGCTCAAGTTCTGGAAGAAGAAACCCGCCGAGACCCCACCGGGCCAGCCGACCGCACCTGCGGCGGAGAGCGCCCCAGCTGCGGGTTTTGCGCACGACACGGATGCCACTTCGCTTGATCATGCCAGTCCCGCACTGGACGAAGCGCTGACCGAAGCCCCGACCGCCCCCGAGGAGCTGGTCGAGGACGAAGCCACCGAACTTGCCGCCGTAGCCGAGGCGGCCGCACCGTCCAAGCGCAGCTGGCGTGAGCGCCTGTCCGGCAGCGCGTTCGCACGCGGACTGTCCTCGCTATTCACGCGTCACCCCAAGCTCGACGACGATCTGCTGGACGAGCTTGAAACCACACTCATCACCGCCGACGTAGGTGTCGAGGCAAGCACGGCGCTGGTGGAAGACCTGCGCAAGCGCATGCACAAGCGCGAATTCGCTGACGCCGGTGCGCTGCTGACCGCTCTGCGCCAGGAGCTGATCACCCTGCTTCGCCCGGTGGAAAAACCGCTGGCCGTGGATGGCGTCAAGCCATTCGTGATCCTCACCGTGGGCATCAACGGCGTTGGCAAGACCACCACCATCGGCAAGCTTGCTCGTCGCTATCGCGACGAAGGGCATCAGGTTCTGCTCGCTGCGGGTGATACCTTCCGCGCCGCTGCGGTAGAACAGCTCAAGACCTGGGGCGCGCGCAACGACGTGCCGGTGATTTCGCAGGGCCAGGATGCCGACTCCGCCAGCGTGATCTTCGATGCGCTCCAGGCCGCTCGCTCGCGTAACGCCGACGTATTGATCGCCGACACCGCCGGCCGCCTGCACACGCAGGGTGGTCTGATGGACGAGCTGGGCAAGATCGCTCGCGTGCTCAAGAAGCTCGACGCTGACGCACCGCACGAGGTGCTGATGGTCATCGACGGCAACACCGGCCAGAACGCTGTGAGCCAAGTGCGTCAGTTCCGCCAGATCGTGGGCGTGAGCGGCCTGGTCGTTACCAAACTCGACGGCACAGCCAAGGGTGGAGTGGTGTTCGCACTGGCACGTGAGTTCGGCCTGCCGATCCGCTACGTGGGCCTCGGCGAAGCCGCGACGGATCTGCGCGTGTTCGACGCCGAGGCTTATGTCGATGGCCTGCTTCCCGCCTCGCTGAGCCAGGGCTGA
- a CDS encoding YfhL family 4Fe-4S dicluster ferredoxin codes for MSLKILDTCVNCDVCEPACPNKAISLGEEYYVIDPSLCTECIGHYDEPQCVDVCPVECIIIDPAHTETHDQLELKYRHLMALGGDAPASAVDASTKDDA; via the coding sequence ATGTCCCTGAAAATCCTCGATACCTGCGTCAATTGCGACGTCTGCGAACCAGCTTGTCCGAACAAGGCCATCTCGCTGGGCGAGGAGTACTACGTGATTGATCCGTCGCTGTGCACCGAGTGCATCGGTCACTACGACGAACCGCAGTGCGTGGATGTATGCCCGGTCGAGTGCATCATCATCGACCCCGCGCACACCGAGACGCACGATCAGCTTGAACTCAAGTACCGCCACCTGATGGCGCTGGGTGGTGATGCCCCGGCGTCAGCGGTCGATGCATCCACAAAGGACGACGCATGA
- the coaD gene encoding pantetheine-phosphate adenylyltransferase, with protein sequence MNKPPVNQRLAVYPGTFDPITNGHADLVARAAPLFERIIVAVAESPNKGPGFSLNERIALARLALADLKNVEVRGFDGLLAHFIEEVGAGVIIRGLRAVSDFEYEFQLASMNRHLIPQAETLFLTPAEQYSFISSTLVREIGRLGGDITGFVHPAVQQAMRQRWR encoded by the coding sequence GTGAACAAGCCGCCGGTCAACCAGCGTCTCGCCGTCTATCCGGGTACCTTCGACCCGATCACCAATGGTCATGCAGATCTGGTGGCGCGCGCAGCGCCGCTGTTCGAACGCATCATCGTCGCGGTGGCAGAAAGCCCCAACAAGGGTCCAGGTTTCAGCCTCAACGAGCGCATTGCGTTGGCGAGGCTGGCCTTGGCTGACCTCAAGAATGTCGAGGTACGCGGTTTCGATGGCTTGCTTGCGCACTTCATTGAGGAAGTGGGTGCGGGCGTCATCATCCGCGGGCTGCGCGCCGTTTCGGATTTCGAGTACGAGTTCCAGCTGGCTAGCATGAACCGCCATCTGATTCCGCAGGCCGAAACCCTGTTCCTGACGCCCGCCGAGCAGTACAGCTTCATCTCGTCCACGCTGGTGCGTGAGATTGGACGTTTGGGTGGCGATATCACGGGTTTTGTACACCCGGCCGTGCAACAGGCCATGCGCCAGCGCTGGCGTTGA
- the rsmD gene encoding 16S rRNA (guanine(966)-N(2))-methyltransferase RsmD has translation MKAASGRVRIIGGHLRNSRLDVPDLPGLRPTPERVRETLFNWLAQVIAGARCLDLCAGTGALGIEALSRGAAGVQFVERDAKVAQALRANLVRLKVEGGQVAAIDAQAYLQGSPQPFGLVFLDPPFALDLWTSLARRLEEGGWLTPSAWIYVESPRQAVLSLPAQWVPHREGVAGDVRYALYRRTS, from the coding sequence ATGAAGGCGGCGTCCGGACGCGTCCGCATTATCGGCGGACACTTGCGCAATTCGCGCCTCGACGTTCCCGATCTCCCGGGTTTGCGGCCCACGCCCGAGCGCGTGCGCGAGACCCTGTTCAACTGGCTGGCTCAGGTGATTGCCGGTGCGCGGTGCCTGGATCTGTGCGCGGGTACCGGCGCGCTGGGCATCGAGGCTCTTTCTCGCGGTGCAGCCGGTGTGCAGTTCGTTGAGCGCGACGCCAAAGTGGCCCAGGCCCTGCGGGCCAACCTGGTCCGGTTGAAAGTGGAAGGTGGACAGGTGGCTGCGATCGATGCTCAGGCCTACTTGCAAGGGTCGCCCCAACCGTTTGGGTTGGTGTTCCTCGATCCACCGTTTGCACTCGATCTGTGGACATCGCTGGCGCGACGGCTGGAGGAGGGCGGCTGGCTTACGCCGTCGGCGTGGATTTACGTGGAATCGCCCCGTCAGGCGGTGCTCTCGCTGCCGGCCCAATGGGTGCCGCACCGGGAGGGGGTGGCTGGCGACGTGCGTTACGCGCTCTATCGCCGCACTTCCTGA
- the ggt gene encoding gamma-glutamyltransferase: protein MKHPLNWRVTLLALLVSSSVAYADNRPANAPAPANSPHLITQRPGHAGIASANFHATDAGLEVLAKGGNAFDAAIAVASTLSIVEPESSGIGGGFMAVLHRASDGKDIFIDARETAPAAVNTKDYLDKNGEPNRDTALNGPLSAGIPGEPAGLAWLAKHYGKLPLKDSLTPAIRLARDGFQPDGRLINAISERQEDIGRWPASVAKYLPNGKPPVAGQTWRDPDQARTLEILGEQGADGFYRGEVGKKLVDAVRSAGGNWTAKDLESYQIKERAPIVVDYRGYRVVTAPPASSGGVAVAEILNILSGYDLAKLDEAHRTHLVIEAMRRAFRDHNDYLGDPDFVKMPIDMLLSPYYAAGLRMTILADKATPSSMLPASISVDPGMHTTHFSVIDKDGNIASITLTVNYTMGSTFVAAGTGVLLNDEMDDFALVPNKPNVYGLLGSAANAPEPGKRMLSSMTPSIVFGADRVGVIGSPGGSTIITQVLEGILAFIDGKDAQGITAQKRYHHQYMPDRVDVETGAFDPATAEALTRMGHTLKDRNPWGYMNVVTWDLKTNKLDAASDPRRESGLGKVQ, encoded by the coding sequence ATGAAGCATCCGTTGAACTGGCGCGTGACGCTGCTGGCCCTGCTTGTCTCCTCCAGCGTTGCCTACGCCGACAACCGCCCCGCTAACGCTCCCGCACCTGCCAACTCCCCGCACCTCATCACGCAGCGTCCCGGCCATGCCGGCATCGCCAGCGCGAATTTCCATGCGACCGACGCCGGCCTGGAAGTGCTCGCCAAGGGCGGCAATGCGTTCGACGCAGCGATTGCCGTGGCATCCACGTTATCCATCGTCGAGCCGGAAAGCTCGGGCATCGGCGGCGGCTTTATGGCGGTGCTGCATCGCGCATCCGATGGCAAGGACATCTTCATCGACGCGCGTGAAACCGCGCCGGCCGCAGTGAATACCAAGGACTACCTCGACAAGAACGGCGAGCCCAATCGCGATACCGCGCTTAACGGGCCGCTTTCCGCAGGCATCCCTGGCGAACCCGCCGGTCTTGCGTGGCTGGCTAAGCACTACGGCAAGCTGCCGTTGAAGGATTCGCTGACGCCGGCCATCCGCCTGGCGCGCGACGGCTTCCAGCCGGACGGTCGCCTCATCAACGCCATTAGCGAGCGCCAGGAAGACATCGGCCGCTGGCCGGCCTCCGTCGCCAAGTACCTCCCCAATGGCAAGCCGCCGGTCGCCGGGCAGACCTGGCGCGATCCGGACCAGGCCCGCACCCTGGAGATCCTGGGTGAGCAGGGCGCGGACGGTTTCTATCGCGGTGAGGTTGGCAAGAAGCTGGTGGACGCCGTGCGCTCCGCCGGCGGCAACTGGACGGCAAAGGACCTGGAGAGCTACCAGATCAAGGAGCGTGCGCCGATTGTCGTGGACTACCGCGGCTATCGCGTGGTCACCGCGCCGCCGGCTTCGTCGGGTGGCGTGGCGGTGGCGGAGATCCTGAACATCCTTTCCGGCTACGACCTGGCCAAGCTGGACGAGGCCCACCGCACGCATCTGGTCATCGAAGCCATGCGCCGTGCGTTCCGTGATCACAACGATTACCTCGGCGATCCCGACTTTGTGAAGATGCCGATCGACATGCTGCTGTCGCCTTACTACGCGGCGGGTCTGCGCATGACCATCCTGGCCGATAAGGCCACGCCGTCGTCGATGCTGCCGGCCAGCATCAGCGTTGATCCGGGCATGCACACCACGCATTTTTCCGTGATCGATAAGGACGGCAACATCGCTTCGATCACGCTCACCGTGAACTACACGATGGGCTCCACCTTCGTCGCCGCAGGCACTGGTGTACTGCTCAACGACGAGATGGACGACTTCGCGCTGGTGCCGAACAAGCCCAACGTCTATGGCTTGCTGGGCAGCGCGGCGAATGCGCCGGAGCCGGGCAAGCGCATGCTGTCGTCGATGACGCCCAGCATCGTGTTCGGCGCCGACCGCGTCGGCGTGATCGGTTCGCCCGGCGGCTCCACCATCATTACGCAGGTGTTGGAAGGCATCTTGGCCTTTATCGATGGCAAAGACGCACAAGGCATCACGGCCCAGAAGCGCTACCACCATCAATACATGCCCGATCGCGTCGACGTGGAAACGGGTGCGTTCGATCCAGCCACGGCAGAGGCGCTGACCCGCATGGGCCACACGCTCAAGGATCGCAATCCCTGGGGCTACATGAACGTGGTCACCTGGGATCTGAAGACCAACAAGCTCGATGCGGCCAGTGATCCGCGTCGTGAGTCGGGCCTGGGCAAGGTGCAGTAA